A single genomic interval of Zingiber officinale cultivar Zhangliang chromosome 4A, Zo_v1.1, whole genome shotgun sequence harbors:
- the LOC121969578 gene encoding uncharacterized protein LOC121969578 encodes MANPRWKLQRDGHDSTIWAIKISFWFLSILSFGGAARAAVPATAGALYSALPGLWASLRYLLQPPCLFIAVHFMILVIWKLSNQKQQREQWSAEEPGGDPKKIKPFDCSHSYELIRNPSPVICFHEIPLSPSTEAISSPDPAESTSSSDISCLTTDSVERSTASSAFAVKKTAEPDFEKCITEEEDEELAAALATAGIENISMEMTWKAIMQKSSLASPSPPPPPPPSSSLGQDDLTQRFDDFIKKNYEQIRLRL; translated from the coding sequence ATGGCGAATCCACGATGGAAATTGCAGAGAGACGGACATGATTCCACGATTTGGGCTATCAAAATCTCATTTTGGTTCCTCAGCATCCTCTCTTTCGGCGGCGCCGCCAGAGCCGCCGTCCCTGCCACCGCAGGTGCCCTGTACTCCGCCCTCCCCGGCCTCTGGGCGTCCCTCCGCTACTTGCTCCAGCCACCGTGCCTCTTCATCGCTGTCCATTTCATGATCCTCGTCATCTGGAAGCTCTCCAACCAGAAGCAGCAGCGCGAGCAATGGTCCGCGGAGGAGCCCGGAGGCGATCCTAAAAAGATCAAACCTTTCGACTGTTCCCATTCTTACGAGCTCATCCGGAATCCATCTCCGGTAATCTGTTTCCACGAGATCCCTCTCTCTCCATCGACGGAGGCGATTTCGTCTCCTGACCCCGCGGAATCCACCTCCTCGTCCGACATTTCTTGCCTGACGACGGATTCCGTCGAAAGGTCCACCGCCTCGTCGGCGTTCGCGGTGAAGAAAACCGCGGagccagatttcgagaaatgcaTTACGGAGGAGGAAGACGAAGAGTTGGCGGCGGCGCTGGCGACGGCAGGAATAGAAAACATCTCGATGGAGATGACTTGGAAGGCGATAATGCAGAAATCATCTCTAGCATCTccctcgccgccgccgccgccgccgccgtcttCTTCGCTAGGTCAGGACGATTTAACCCAGCGATTCGACGATTTCATCAAGAAAAACTACGAGCAGATCCGACTCAGGCTGTAA
- the LOC121969577 gene encoding pyruvate kinase, cytosolic isozyme yields the protein MANIDIEGLLKELPNDGRVPKTKIVCTLGPSSRSVPMLEKLLRAGMNVARFNFSHGTHEYHQETLDNLKIAMQNTQILSAVMLDTKGPEIRTGFLKDGKPIKLKEGQEITITTDYSIKGDENMISMSYKKLPVDLKPGNIILCSDGTITLTVLSCDPEAGTVKCCCQNTATLGERKNVNLPGVVVDLPTLTDKDKEDIMGWGVPNNIDMIAVSFVRKGSDLVTVRQFLGPHAKSIKLMSKVENQEGVINFDEILRETDSFMVARGDLGMEIPVEKIFLAQKMMIYKCNLVGKPVVTATQMLESMIKTPRPTRAEATDVANAVLDGTDCVMLSGESAAGAYPELAVKIMSRICIEAESSLDYTAIFKEMIRSTPLPMSPLESLASSAVRTANKAKAKLVIVLTRGGTTAKLVAKYRPSVPILSVVVPVLTTDSLDWTISDESPARQSLIYRGLIPVLAEGSVKATDSESTEVILVAALKSAVERKLCEPGDAVVVLHRIGIASVIKICIVK from the exons ATGGCGAACATCGACATCGAGGGGCTTTTGAAGGAGTTGCCTAACGATGGGCGCGTACCGAAGACGAAGATAGTGTGCACGCTGGGGCCATCGTCGAGGTCGGTGCCGATGTTGGAGAAGCTGCTGAGAGCGGGCATGAACGTAGCCAGGTTCAACTTCTCCCATGGGACACATGAGTACCACCAGGAGACCCTAGACAACCTCAAGATTGCCATGCAGAACACACAGATCCTCTCTGCCGTCATGCTGGATACCAAG GGCCCTGAGATCCGCACAGGTTTCCTTAAGGATGGAAAACCAATCAAACTAAAGGAGGGTCAGGAAATTACCATCACTACTGATTACAGCATCAAGGGCGATGAAAACATGATATCTATGAGTTACAAAAAGCTTCCTGTCGATCTAAAACCCGGAAATATTATCTTGTGCTCTGATGGTACCATAACCTTGACTGTCCTATCATGTGATCCAGAAGCTGGAACTGTGAAATGCTGCTGTCAGAATACTGCAACTTTAGGTGAGAGGAAAAACGTCAATCTTCCAGGTGTGGTTGTTGATCTCCCAACCTTAACAGACAAAGATAAGGAAGACATCATGGGATGGGGTGTGCCAAACAACATTGATATGATTGCTGTGTCATTTGTGCGCAAAGGTTCAGATCTTGTCACCGTTCGGCAATTTCTCGGGCCACATGCAAAGAGCATAAAGCTTATGTCTAAG GTTGAGAACCAAGAAGGCGTCATAAACTTTGACGAAATCCTCAGGGAGACAGATTCTTTCATGGTCGCTCGAGGTGATCTTGGAATGGAGATACCTGTCGAGAAGATTTTTCTCGCACAAAAGATGATGATTTACAAATGCAACCTTGTCGGCAAACCTGTAGTAACTGCTACCCAAATGCTCGAGTCAATGATCAAAACCCCTCGCCCAACACGTGCTGAGGCTACCGATGTGGCAAATGCCGTTCTAGACGGCACAGACTGTGTCATGCTGAGCGGAGAAAGCGCAGCTGGCGCCTATCCTGAGCTGGCAGTGAAGATCATGTCTCGGATCTGCATTGAAGCTGAGTCGTCCTTGGACTACACAGCAATCTTTAAAGAGATGATAAGATCTACTCCTCTGCCCATGAGCCCCTTGGAGAGCCTTGCCTCATCTGCAGTTCGGACAGCCAACAAGGCCAAGGCCAAATTAGTCATAGTCTTGACCCGCGGCGGGACTACAGCCAAGTTGGTTGCCAAATATCGACCCAGTGTCCCAATCCTTTCCGTTGTGGTTCCTGTGCTGACCACAGACTCATTGGATTGGACTATCAGCGACGAGTCACCTGCAAGGCAAAGCCTCATCTACAGGGGGCTAATTCCGGTACTGGCCGAGGGTTCTGTCAAGGCTACAGATTCTGAGTCAACAGAGGTGATCCTTGTGGCAGCACTTAAATCAGCAGTAGAGAGGAAGCTCTGTGAACCAGGTGATGCTGTAGTCGTACTCCATCGTATCGGCATTGCTTCCGTCATAAAGATATGCATCGTCAAATGA